Genomic DNA from Calonectris borealis chromosome 4, bCalBor7.hap1.2, whole genome shotgun sequence:
ATTACACAAAACACAGTGTTCAAACTCAAGCATGTTCCAAATACTACACAAAAAAAGTATGCCTTTGGAAATAAGTTCCTATCTTCTGTTTCTCTACATAATGTTAGAAAGTACCCTGTAATACGCTAGAGAAGTGGACCACGGAAAAAACACTAGTTCATTATTTATCCTACATACAGGTCAGTCTTGAAACCTTGCAAGTGACACTCACAGTTAAAGCACTATATGTTACCTAAGTGAATAAATCTTGTTGATTTGTGCATTCCAATATAGAAATGATGTATTAGAATATTTAAATCCAGAAAACCTGTTTATAATAGTAGCTTATGTTAACCTGTgtgattttttgaaaataaagaaatataataagataaattctgttgcttttaaCTTTCATAATTTGACCTATGCAACATCCAAGGTCTGAACCTCGCATTTTCCATTCCAATACAATCATTTGAGCTGAAGAAATAATCACCCCATACTACTATCCATGAACCAAATGAACTTGCTTTTTGATGGATAGCGCAGGTTTGCTGAAGAGCTTTGGTATTCGTTCATCAGATCACTGGATGCCAGCTTTCATCTGGCACGTGTACTTGAATGAGGGTACATTCCTTCCTGACCAAGTTTTACTAGAGATACTTAACTGACTTCTGAAATCAGCCCTGCATCCTTTTCCCTGAGTCTTACACCACACAGGTAGATGCTGAGTCACGTATCTTCCCGAATTTAAAATGCAGCAGTAGAGCAGGAATAGACATGGTTCATCGGCCTAGCCACGCTGGAGCATCTGAGACAGGAGCCCACAGCAGTTTTATGAGTGTGGGTGCCTGCAGAGCTCAGGCAACGCTTACTTGTGTAGCAAAAGATCAACTGTTGTGGGGGGAAGAAGCTCTATGTGGAAATAGGTTTCAGAGCCAAAATACATGATCATATGGTTTAGCAGAGAATTTATACAGTGCCCCATAATCTCTATCATCCTTAAAAGACTTTTTGCCTCCCCAGTTGACAAtcacatgcattttaaaacagctctAGAATTGCTTCATATCACTAGAAATTTACTGTCAAAAGTAGCTCTGTAAGAACTATTccccagactttaaaaaaaaaaaatgatggttcTATGCCATGCACAAAGATCTACTGCCACAGTCTGCAAGAGCATATCGATGGTGTCCTTGAATttgaatgaaggagaaaaaatctGATCTAAGGAGTAAAACGTCTCTTTATTCTTCCACctaattttaaagataaataccAGTATCAGCTAACACATGCCCAGTAAACATAAAACTGTCAGCacaactctgggaaaaaaaaaaaactttttagtgAAGATTTCAAAGCCACCAATTTGTTACATAGATCTAGATCTATATAATAACAAGATTAGATAAGAGATCTACAGGGAGGACCAAGTAAGTTACTATAATTACTATCTGTTGACAGCTATGGCTGAAAGAACAACTTATAATTCTGAAACATGAACACCCTccttaaatttaggataaatttAGTTTACTAAggtacagaagaattaaaaaaaactgtcatttgtttctcttttcctatcAACAACAAATGGCATTCAATCCAAACAAGTACCTCAAGATCAGCATTGAAAAAAAGCATTGTGTTACACAGAGGTAGTTACGAAACTTTTAAAACTGTGAAGAtgtgaaaaagcagcagctcaaCTTACAAACTACAGGGTACGCATCATtgcagtttgtctttttttttgtaaacactgACAGATCATCTCAAGCACAACTGTATCCAAACTGCAGGATCCAACCCACGTCCAAAGACACCTACATCATCAACTGTTCATGGAAAGGAGTCCTCCTCAAACACTGCTTTTCTTGCAGCGAAGGCAACTGCTCATTTCCAGTGCCCTCTGACCACTCCTCACCAGGGACCGGGTATTTCCTGAGGCCGCTGCATGTAGCGCCATCAGGTTTCTACCCCGATTCAAGGACGTATCTTATCAGGCTGATTAATGCCTAACTACATATCAAACTAGTTACAAGATATAAATACCATGGCAGAGGTTTCCCCATTGTTTCTTAAAACGTGTGTTACTTCAAAAAGCCAGCTTCATTGAGCTTCACAAGATTCCTCCAGAGAAGTGTAATAAGAAAGGGGCAGAGGAGCCTTTTGCTCTCCTAATGGCCACTGTCAGTTATCTGGCAAATACTGCCAGCCAACACCATACACTTAGTTTAAGTCAGTGATGACCTTAAAGACTTGATATTCGATCTGTCTCTAGCTATTGATCTTTTAAGGCTAATTCTGCTCGCACTGTACTCTATGCAATTCAAAAAACACTCTTTTTGGATTTAACGATACAAACCCTGGAGCCTTTCCCAcatgcaatattttatttctttatgggTTATGGGTGCAGCCACATGAACCATCTCCTTGTCTTTTACAGAGCACACTATGCAAGAAGAACCTTCTAAATCCATGCACAGCGAAGACAGCACACTAGCTACCGCCGAAGACAACTCCTAACTGTGCGGTGTCTACTGCCTACGCTGAGCTTTGCAAAGCGACGATCAGCCCTCCCACCGCAATGAAACGCGGTGACAAATTATGCTCAGCTTCATCCGCCTGCAACAGGGATCAGAAGGGCACAGGAGAAAACGTGCCATCATCGGGAATTTCAGTCACTGACTGACATACTGCCTCTCTGTGAAGGGCAAGACTAACCCTGCTACGCCGAGGAGAAAGCTGCCAGCTGCCCGTGCCATGCCGCAAGGCACcgcagggagccaggcagagccGTGACCTCCAAAGGACCCGCTGCTCTCCTCGCCGGCTCTTGGCTCCCGCTCCTCAGCACGCTGATTGCTGCAACCGCACCGAGGGACACTGCGCCAAACGCAGACCGACATCGGGGCACTGCCTTAGGGAGAGCAAAAAGGAGGATCGGAGCCTGGCCAAGGCTTCCCGAGGCATCTGGGCAGGCTACAACCCGAAGACCCATTTGCAGTTTGCGTACCACAGCCGGGTGCTGCGCGTTGCAGCCCTAATTGCTATAGGGGTCAGAGCAGCTAAAAATCACACCCGCCACACGAGCTAACTGCATGATCGGCTGCTGTTGGTTTCTGATCTGTGCCAGGCTGTAAGGATACACCCCGGTAAGGCCAGTTCCCTTCACAGGTGACAAGCGAGATGCACAGCTAACGCACAGTCCCTGCGGGGACTGCAGCCTGGCCCCACCTGAGCACCGTGCCAGCATGGCAGGGGCTCGGCGTATACACTGTGCACGCTCCAGCAGCCCAGCTTTGGCTACCTCTGTTGTGGTCCCCGATCTGAGCGTCCCCCTGCAAAGCACGTCACTTAAAGCCCTCCAAAATGCCAAATACCGCTACAGACCCTTCTGTCGCCTATCAGACACCAGCAAGGATTCAGTTCGCAGGTCAAATAAAGCTTCCAGCTTAACATCCTCCAAAATAAATCTACCTGCACCAAAAATATTCTACAAAGGGAAGCTGCATGCACTAAGAGGGGATGACTGGGGGATTTAGAAAACCCTTCCATTGCCCTGAACCAAAATATTAATGTAGATGGGACAGAGCAAAGCCAGAGTCAGGTTTGTTTCCCCTCACACACATGCTGTTACATGACCTGGATATTCAGCACCCCCTGCTACATGCTACCtttaaagctgtgtttttctAACTTTCCTTTAAAGAAGAAAGTTTAAGGAAAACACAGGTGCAGACTGAGTACCCACAAAACAGAGCAACCATATCCTCTAGAATTAAACTGCCATCCCATAACAGTTTAAAGAGCCTTGACCTTCGTCTCCTCTTTGATTGTTTAATTATTACTCTCcgccttttcttttaaagatgttaCTTATTAGCAGAAAACTAGAGCTTTTCAGCTATGTGTACAAATTCTGATTTGGTTAAACAAactacttctttcctttttctccccccccgcccccccaaattAACAAACATTCTCTGCTAACAAGGCAGCAGTGCCACTGCTGAGGTGCCTGGGTATTTTGTGTTGAGCAGGTATTTTGGACTTGAAAAaacaacacagatttttttcctaatacttctCTACCAGAAAAAGTGGACTAGGCTACTTCTCAGAAGTTTTGGACAATGAAAGAGACCTGAATGGCTTGTAATAGTAGCTTAAATTTGCCTGCCAAAGCTATTATCTCCAGCCACATGCCCCTCTTCTGAGGGCCATCTCTGGGCAGGAACATCGCTTTCGTTTATGAGACGGCTCCATTTCCAGCCTAGCACAGCAACGTGAACCAGCTCCACTTCTGGCTTACCTTAATGCACCAGGctaaaagctgcagaaaataagTTAGCAAAGGCTCCTGCCTTAGAGATACAGCAATAGCTGAAAACAGTCGCAGCACTAGCTATCCAATTTTAATCTGCCAGAATAAAGCGACAGTTATGAATTTTTTCTAACCATTCAGTAAAAACAAACTGATTGCCCAATAATTTacctacaatacataccacaaTGGATTATGCGTAACAGTTTAGGCATGGACAAATTATATCATAAAAGATGAACACACTCACTTTTGTCTCTCTCGCATTCAATCAAATCCTGCGCTTCGAACACTCTAAGAATGAATTGCCCACTAAAACTGAAGATAAATAATGTCTCAGTTAACAAATAATTACAGGGTTTATTTCCCCCGCTCCACTGTAGTATTTGCCAGCATGTATTCTACCTATAGGTCTATTTCAAGGCCACTGTCGGTCTGGTTATAGTAAACATTTTACTTTCTGTTCCACCTTCTTGCATCATAAGATATTTTAACAGGTTAACATCTGTGGTTCCAGAGTAAATTTAGAAGGTACACAGAAATATATTCTCAAAAGGctccaaatatatatttatatatgtgtgtacaaaTATGTATCTCTGTATCTATACACACACATCCCTATAGCAAAACATTGAAAGAGAACTGCTCCTTTCATTCTCTTCCACTCCATTTTACAACAAAGAAAGTATCTGCTTTTGAGGACAGTTAATTTTTTACCCTAAAGACCAATCTACAGAGACAAAAAATAGACAGTGTTGATGTAGTGCCCAAATTGGTCatacaaagacatttttcttcttacagaagaagaaaatagcagTTTGGAAAATGAAATGCTCAAACTCCAGCCAGCCAGCAAGGTTTTCCTGGAGAGAACAGGGCTGAACTTTGTTTAGACAGCACAGGGCTACCTTTAGTCCGCTTTCTCAGTATATCTGTGCAGCCTGACACTTTCCAAACAAACACATTAACGTACACACAGGAAGAACCAGTCAGAAGCAGCACTGTTACGGTCATCTCTGATGACACCTTGGAGAACAGACAGGAGCATATGTTGGGATATAACCACCAGCGTGTTCAGAGTGCAATGCTAGGGCTGCTCTCATTCAGCTCAGCCACATTTAAATtgaacaggggaggaaaaaacagatgaGGGAATTGGCTCAGTGCTCCACACCGTGCAGCCCAAACCACAGATTTGTCTGATGCTTTTTAAGTTGGTGAATAAAGGTACTGCTAAGTCAAGACACTACCAACAGcgccaagaattaaaaaaaaccaacaacaacaaaaccccagccTTCCAAGACCAATTTTCAagttaaaacacatgaaaagtgGGGCTGGATATtttcatgcaaaaagaaaaggcagaatgaGGAATTTCTACAAGTAAATTGTTGAGCACCGCAGGTCAACCTACCTATTTATCACCAAGCCAGAAGCATCCATTAATCATCATCTCCAATTCAGGTTCTATTTGTTTATGTACACATAAATAGAAGTGTAAATGACATGGTTTTCTGCAAAATTCTGTTCTGCCTGTCACTCACCATTGTGTTGCTGAACAGAGGCATTCTTGGGTATCAGGTATCAAAGATCACATAGTACACTGAAGTAATCAAACTTAATCATTAATGTGTGCAGCCAGGATTTCTGGAATCAATCCAGTCACTATCACTATGTCAGTCTGAAGTTCAGTACCTGGTGGCCAGTAAAAATCGTATCCGAGTACAGCAGTGGTGCGATTTACGTCCACTCAAATCATCTCCATTTCTCAGCCTATACACCATTTCTTCATGCTTATATACACCtagttttaaacacatttttaccCGTCAAACAAAGGGAAGCAAACTCTCCATAAAAACACTAATACCGTGAAATTAGATAGTATAACCTATCAGCGGGCTTCTTTAAGCATAAGCAGTATTCATCTGttctcccttcttcccatttTAACCCACACTTGATTAGAAGCTACAGATGTAATCTCCAAGATAGCAGTTTTCTCCTCTACTGTACCATTAAGCACCTTACTCAAAAGCAAAATACTTCCTGCAACCAGAAAAGATTCATTTTGATGACTTCACGTCTGATAGttcccctcaccaccaccccaagCTACTTCCCGTGATTTCAAGGGTATATTTCACCAAGCAATAACAAAAACCACTAGATCCCATTTCAAGTTCACTGCGGAAAAACCTCCACTCATCATGTGAGGTCAACCAGATACCACAGAAATTACCGTAAAGCTCAGCAAACCTTACTTCTGGCAGAGGGCTGGCCGGTTTGGTTAGGATTCCTCCCACATAAACAACATTGGGTAGCGTAGGTCTCGGAAACTCCAGTGCTACATCAGTACAAAGCATCCACAGGCTGGATCCGTGAACCAAGTCATACATGGACCGTTCCGGCAGAACCTTGTATTTCTGCATTATCCTTTCATATTTTGGCAGAACCAAAAAACTGACTCCAAATCGTGAAATAAGATAAACAACGGTATTTTTAATCCTCTCAAATAGGTTCATGTGATCTGTGAGCAGCGAGTTAAATTCTGGAACGTAAGACAGAGGAGCTGGAGCACCCACTTCTGCTGGATACCAGAGGCCAGTGGAAAAGACGGCGTATTTAACCCCTAAGAGATGAGCTATAACAAATCCACACATCTCATTGGGATCTACCAGGAGCAGGTCAAATTTTTCCTGTTTCAGGGCATGCATGAGGTTTCGGTTGCCAACGATCATGTCGCAGTTCTTGGAATAGTGGTCCAGGATATCGAACAGTtcgagggctgtcagtctcccaGAGAAGATACTCCTCATCTTGGACTGGAGAAAATCATCCGAGGTGCTGCTGTTAAAGATCCCTGGGTAGCGCTGAAGTCTATAGTGATTAGATGGAGGAATCTCTCTGCCCTCAGAGAGGAGAAACACTGTCTGGTGACCTTGGTCATGCAAGGCTGAGGCCAGAGTCTTGAAAATATAAAGATGGCTTTCAAACATAATTGGCGGCACAACAATGATTTTGGCAGCCCTCGCTATCCCGACAGCACTCCACAGGAGAATGAAAGCTGGAGCGTACGGCTTCATAgctgaaatgagaaataaaagcattacatcAACAAAAAAACAGGTTTGTACACTAcctgggaatttaaaaaaaagagttattaTGTGGTTGTCCCATGAAAGCTAATCACATCTCCCTATTTTGAAGATGTCCTTGCAGTGGTGACGGGGAACAAGAGAGCCACTCAGCTTCAGAGTTCATTTGGCAGTGCTCGGTTTCCAGCCAGATctgccttttcccctccctttccatCTGGCATTAGGGGTAGACAAGAGACTTCTTCCCACACAGATACCAATTATGGCACCTGCATTAAGTGGCAGGAAACCCAACTGAGACAATGAGGTTGGTACCCTCCACAGAGATACCACATGCACTGCTTCCAAATTATATACACCATCCAACACCTTTAAGATCTTGAATCAGCTCTGAAAGCTAGATCCTGCCACATTTAGGATTATATTTAAAAGCACAACTGCATTATTGTAATACATTAAGTGAATAAGAAA
This window encodes:
- the UGT8 gene encoding 2-hydroxyacylsphingosine 1-beta-galactosyltransferase; this translates as MKPYAPAFILLWSAVGIARAAKIIVVPPIMFESHLYIFKTLASALHDQGHQTVFLLSEGREIPPSNHYRLQRYPGIFNSSTSDDFLQSKMRSIFSGRLTALELFDILDHYSKNCDMIVGNRNLMHALKQEKFDLLLVDPNEMCGFVIAHLLGVKYAVFSTGLWYPAEVGAPAPLSYVPEFNSLLTDHMNLFERIKNTVVYLISRFGVSFLVLPKYERIMQKYKVLPERSMYDLVHGSSLWMLCTDVALEFPRPTLPNVVYVGGILTKPASPLPEDLQTWVNGANENGFVLVSFGAGVKYLSEDIANKLAHALARLPQRVIWRFSGNKPRNLGNNTKLIEWLPQNDLLGHSNIKAFLSHGGLNSIFETMYHGVPVVGIPLFGDHYDTMTRVQAKGMGILLNWKTVTESELYEALVKVINDPSYRQRAQRLSEIHKDQPGHPVNRTVYWINYILRHNGAQHLRAAVYSISLYQYFLLDIAFVVLVGAALLYYILARITKFIRKQSKHLWSNDEHSAVNGHYQNGIPNGKYRRNGHIKHEKKVK